From Cannabis sativa cultivar Pink pepper isolate KNU-18-1 chromosome 8, ASM2916894v1, whole genome shotgun sequence, a single genomic window includes:
- the LOC133030550 gene encoding uncharacterized protein LOC133030550, translating to MVEKHRKGKKEEVEMMNALPGGEEKSEENATKKHQSGGELLICGWEERIAALEGIIHRQDEELRRVETSTGAFVQIRRDAENRDPPAAVVYPATEARHELLAERFRKQHPPEFEGGIDPVVAEEWISRIESILQMLRVDGNDRVKCASYMLRKDARIWWEVVEQTKDVDTMNWDDFKRVFNEKYYNSAVLAAKVDEFTGLVQGSLTVTEYAQKFDRLIKFAPDLVPTDRVRAHRFVEGLKPMVARDVEIVSRGQFSFAQVVEMALTAERSENKIWKENAARRESKKGGANSNDHKKRGRDRSGRPSQDKRYKSDNDQRFNGGGGRNIPNALNVPNVISASVAQKHATNVEKKDTSNAIAHCGDGRERARTQER from the exons ATGGTAGAAAAAcatagaaaaggaaaaaaagaagagGTTGAGATGATGAACGCATTACCAGGAGGAGAAGAGAAGTCAGAGGAAAATGCAACGAAAAAGCACCAGAGTGGTGGTGAACTGTTGATATgt GGATGGGAAGAGCGCATTGCCGCACTGGAAGGAATCATTCATAGGCAGGATGAAGAACTTCGTCGAGTCGAGACGTCAACCGGAGCCTTTGTCCAAATAAGGCGGGATGCAGAAAATAGAGACCCACCAGCTGCAGTGGTATATCCTGCTACAGAGGCTAGACATGAGTTGTTAGCAGAGAGATTTCGGAAACAACACCCACCTGAGTTTGAGGGAGGCATAGACCCGGTAGTGGCTGAGGAGTGGATAAGTCGCATAGAAAGCATTTTGCAGATGCTAAGGGTGGATGGGAATGACCGAGTGAAGTGTGCATCTTACATGCTGAGGAAAGATGCTCGTATCTGGTGGGAGGTGGTAGAACAAACAAAGGATGTAGATACCATGAACTGGGACGATTTCAAAAGGGTCTttaatgagaagtattataactcAGCAGTTCTAGCAGCAAAGGTCGATGAATTTACTGGGTTAGTCCAAGGGAGTCTTACTGTGactgagtatgcacaaaaatttgaTAGATTGATAAAATTCGCTCCAGATCTGGTACCTACTGATAGAGTGCGAGCACATCGATTTGTGGAGGGCCTGAAACCAATGGTTGCTCGAGATGTGGAAATTGTGTCAAGGGGTCAATTCAGTTTTGCTCAAGTTGTCGAAATGGCTCTTACGGCGGAGCGGAGtgaaaacaaaatttggaaggaaaatgctgCCAGGAGAGAATCTAAGAAAGGTGGAGCCAATTCTAATGACCACAAGAAACGGGGACGGGACCGGTCCGGGCGGCCAAGTCAAGACAAGAGGTACAAAAGTGATAACGACCAACGATTTAATGGCGGCGGTGGGCGAAACATTCCGAATGCCCTAAATGTACCAAACGTCATCTCGGCGAGTGTCGCGCAAAAGCATGCTACAAATGTGGAAAAGAAGGACACATCAAACGCAATTGCCCACTGTGGGGACGGGCGGGAACGAGCGAGAACCCAAGAAAGATGA